In the genome of Halobacterium noricense, one region contains:
- a CDS encoding energy-coupling factor transporter transmembrane component T family protein, whose protein sequence is MTLAYRPGDGVLHALDPRAKLALQAAFALVAFAHTTPVGLALLTPLAVVAPYLADASPLAALREFRVALPFLVAGPVVAALTLGPPWIRPEAAAAAALASYRVVLVLLVAAAYVYSTPTRGSRAAVRWLLPGRIGAVAGVGVALVFRFLPVLQSDLAGRRDAVNARLGSERPLRERIRLVAVGGLARALDRASRLSVALRARCFAWNATPPPLAYRGRDWLATGVALALAAAALV, encoded by the coding sequence GTGACGCTCGCGTACCGGCCCGGCGACGGCGTGCTGCACGCCCTCGACCCGCGCGCGAAACTCGCGCTGCAGGCCGCGTTCGCGCTGGTCGCGTTCGCACACACCACCCCAGTCGGTCTCGCGCTGTTGACGCCGCTGGCAGTCGTCGCGCCGTACCTCGCCGACGCCTCCCCGCTGGCCGCGCTCCGCGAGTTCCGGGTTGCGCTCCCGTTCCTCGTGGCCGGCCCCGTCGTCGCAGCACTCACGCTCGGGCCGCCGTGGATTCGCCCCGAAGCGGCCGCGGCCGCGGCGCTGGCGTCCTACCGCGTCGTGCTCGTACTGCTCGTCGCGGCCGCGTACGTCTACAGCACCCCGACGCGGGGCTCGCGGGCGGCCGTGCGGTGGCTGCTGCCGGGGCGCATCGGCGCGGTCGCGGGCGTCGGCGTCGCGCTCGTCTTCCGCTTTCTTCCCGTGCTCCAGTCGGATTTGGCGGGCCGGCGGGACGCCGTGAACGCGCGCCTCGGGAGCGAGCGACCGCTCCGCGAACGCATCCGCCTCGTCGCCGTGGGCGGGCTCGCTCGTGCACTCGACCGTGCGAGCCGGCTGTCGGTCGCGCTCCGCGCGCGGTGTTTCGCGTGGAACGCCACGCCACCGCCGCTCGCGTACCGGGGCCGCGACTGGCTGGCGACCGGCGTCGCGCTCGCGCTGGCGGCCGCCGCGCTCGTTTGA
- a CDS encoding (Fe-S)-binding protein: MPSYILAQAGAETRPTFWRIGHVGEVLFYYLAAVAVAIFLYGVYDRFATYARGSDDPVDRLSDLPARVLTAAKLVVSNEKQFDRDLYAGLMHTFILWGFLTLLIATTILGIDMDLWTLLLGQPSFFVGDFYLAYSFVADAMGLLFVVGVGMAIYRRYWVKYGRLWGKHTSTEDDLFVWTLFLLGVGGYVTEGVRILGTSATRDVSFETVSFVGWFVTDVLQAAGVTADAAAAAYPVVWWSHALLALAFVASVPYAKPFHMLSSYANLVTRDEDAGRRLPRVPEDASPEEIGPSEIEDFTWKQLLDHDACTKCGRCSSACPAKAAGRPLDPRDVILDLKAYREGIEAGDREEVDIVADGGTSVVDAQTMESCMSCMACMDACPVDIEHVTQFTEMNRRLTESGQMNKNVEEAVMNVFQKGNTFGDPDRKRPDWTDDLDFEVPDAREQDVEYLWYVGDYPSYDERNQHVARSLARVFEEARVSYGILYEDEQNDGNDIRRVGEEGLYEMVAEENIEAFQQCDYDKIVCTDPHSYNTFSNEYEQFGFEDGDSVYHYTQVVENLVNQGALGLTGTELDETVTYHDPCHLGRYNGEFEAPREVVRATGVTLDEMPRNRSDSFCCGGGGGGLWMDFEEETKPSEERIREALEDTDAGPDVDRFVVACPMCMTMYEDGRKTGGYEDDIEITDVTELLVEAIEAKNEGNSAGATSAAAD; this comes from the coding sequence ATGCCCTCGTACATACTAGCGCAAGCAGGGGCCGAGACCCGGCCCACGTTTTGGCGCATCGGCCACGTCGGCGAGGTGTTATTCTACTACCTCGCCGCCGTCGCCGTCGCCATCTTCCTGTACGGCGTCTACGACCGCTTCGCCACGTACGCCCGCGGCTCCGACGACCCCGTCGACAGACTCAGCGACCTGCCCGCGCGCGTGCTCACCGCGGCGAAACTCGTCGTCTCCAACGAGAAGCAGTTCGACCGCGACCTCTACGCCGGCCTCATGCACACATTCATCCTCTGGGGCTTCCTCACGCTGTTGATTGCGACCACCATCCTCGGCATCGACATGGACCTCTGGACGCTCCTCCTCGGCCAGCCCTCCTTCTTCGTCGGCGACTTCTACCTCGCGTACTCCTTCGTCGCCGACGCCATGGGCCTGCTGTTCGTCGTCGGCGTCGGCATGGCCATCTACCGCCGCTACTGGGTCAAATACGGCCGCCTCTGGGGGAAACACACCAGCACCGAGGACGACCTCTTCGTCTGGACGCTCTTCCTCCTGGGCGTCGGCGGCTACGTTACTGAAGGCGTCCGTATTCTCGGGACGAGTGCGACCCGCGACGTCTCCTTCGAGACCGTCTCCTTCGTCGGCTGGTTCGTCACGGACGTGCTGCAAGCAGCAGGCGTCACCGCCGACGCCGCAGCTGCCGCCTACCCGGTCGTCTGGTGGAGTCACGCGCTGCTCGCGCTCGCGTTCGTCGCCAGCGTCCCCTACGCCAAGCCGTTCCACATGCTCTCCAGTTACGCCAACCTCGTCACCCGAGACGAGGACGCCGGCCGCCGCCTCCCCCGCGTCCCCGAGGACGCAAGCCCCGAGGAAATCGGCCCCTCCGAGATAGAGGACTTCACGTGGAAGCAGTTGCTCGACCACGACGCCTGCACGAAGTGCGGGCGCTGCTCGTCGGCCTGCCCCGCGAAGGCCGCCGGTCGCCCGCTCGACCCCCGCGACGTCATCCTCGACCTGAAAGCCTACCGCGAGGGCATAGAGGCGGGTGACCGGGAGGAGGTCGACATCGTCGCGGACGGCGGCACCTCCGTCGTCGACGCGCAGACGATGGAGTCCTGCATGAGTTGCATGGCGTGCATGGACGCCTGCCCGGTGGACATCGAGCACGTCACGCAGTTCACGGAGATGAACCGCCGCCTCACCGAGTCCGGCCAGATGAACAAGAACGTCGAGGAGGCCGTGATGAACGTCTTCCAGAAGGGCAACACGTTCGGCGACCCCGACCGCAAACGCCCCGACTGGACCGACGACCTGGACTTCGAGGTGCCCGACGCCCGCGAGCAGGACGTGGAGTACCTCTGGTACGTCGGCGACTACCCGAGTTACGACGAGCGCAACCAACACGTCGCGCGCTCGCTCGCCCGGGTCTTCGAGGAAGCGAGGGTCTCCTACGGCATCCTCTACGAGGACGAGCAGAACGACGGCAACGACATCCGCCGCGTCGGCGAGGAAGGCCTCTACGAGATGGTCGCCGAGGAGAACATCGAGGCCTTCCAGCAGTGCGACTACGACAAAATCGTCTGCACGGACCCCCACTCCTACAACACCTTCTCGAACGAGTACGAGCAGTTCGGCTTCGAGGACGGCGACTCGGTCTACCACTACACGCAGGTCGTCGAGAACCTCGTCAATCAGGGCGCGCTCGGCCTCACGGGGACGGAACTGGACGAGACGGTTACGTACCACGACCCCTGTCACCTCGGCCGGTACAACGGCGAGTTCGAGGCGCCCCGCGAGGTCGTGCGCGCGACCGGCGTCACGCTCGACGAGATGCCCCGCAACCGCAGTGATTCGTTCTGCTGTGGCGGCGGCGGTGGCGGTCTCTGGATGGACTTCGAGGAGGAGACCAAGCCCAGTGAGGAGCGCATCCGCGAGGCCTTAGAGGACACGGACGCCGGCCCGGACGTCGACCGCTTCGTCGTCGCGTGCCCGATGTGCATGACGATGTACGAGGACGGCCGGAAGACGGGCGGCTACGAGGACGACATCGAAATCACGGACGTCACTGAACTACTCGTGGAAGCCATCGAGGCGAAAAACGAAGGGAACAGTGCGGGCGCGACGAGCGCAGCAGCGGACTAA
- a CDS encoding GNAT family N-acetyltransferase, which yields MPGPAFQIGDSVSLHPIEEEDHEFIQYGRNHPDVRVPLTDTTIKTVEDVAEMLEDEDYHFLICTEGEEGDPEPVGVVAFGWVSAPGERGNLMYWVAPEHQGNGYVTEGTELFLDYAFGECGFHKVDARVLVPNEPSWKALEKLGFEREGRRRDDAILDGEYVDAYSYGLLADEWLDN from the coding sequence ATGCCCGGACCAGCCTTCCAGATTGGCGACAGCGTCTCCCTCCACCCCATCGAGGAGGAGGACCACGAGTTCATCCAGTACGGCCGCAACCACCCCGACGTGCGCGTGCCGCTGACGGACACGACCATCAAGACCGTCGAGGACGTCGCGGAGATGCTCGAAGACGAGGACTACCACTTCCTCATCTGCACTGAGGGAGAAGAGGGCGACCCCGAGCCGGTCGGAGTTGTGGCGTTCGGCTGGGTGAGTGCGCCCGGCGAGCGCGGCAACCTCATGTACTGGGTCGCGCCCGAACACCAGGGGAACGGCTACGTCACGGAGGGGACGGAGCTGTTCCTCGACTACGCGTTCGGCGAGTGTGGCTTCCACAAGGTCGACGCGCGCGTCCTCGTGCCGAACGAGCCGTCGTGGAAGGCCCTCGAAAAACTCGGGTTCGAGCGCGAGGGCCGTCGCCGCGACGACGCCATCCTCGACGGCGAGTACGTCGACGCGTACTCCTACGGCCTGCTCGCCGACGAGTGGCTGGACAACTGA
- a CDS encoding MFS transporter, whose product MDRDRLQLYSLYVSRFAGGFGFSALAVLLPKYANALDASGIMLGLFYAGFTATQALVVVPLAWAGDRYDKRAIFLGLLAFGVVVSLAFTLVETSWQLVAVRGGQGILATGMGLLSLSLVGELATAETRANYIGKANSWRLAASLLGLAAAGVLYDRYGFEPVFYVLAVLFVVAFVAVLVLLDADDTRIEGFPFSNLALNGRILTLTSFRAQYAVAVTLVRSWVAVFAGVTAAQGGLAYSGTVLAVVLSAEKFTNMLFQPFTGRLSDTYGRSLFVAAGGAAYGFVALAVPFTPAIGSALGFPASLPLLGAASTAFVPLVAANGLLGIADSFREPASMALFADEGIDGEGIASSFGVRELVWRPGSVLAPVLGGYLMSQFGMEWAFYVGGAFALTGVATFLAVLVRSHGAQALTEW is encoded by the coding sequence GTGGACCGGGACCGACTCCAACTCTACTCGCTGTACGTCTCGCGGTTCGCGGGCGGCTTCGGGTTCAGCGCGCTCGCGGTGCTCCTGCCGAAGTACGCCAACGCGCTCGACGCGTCGGGCATTATGCTCGGACTGTTCTACGCGGGGTTCACGGCGACGCAGGCACTCGTCGTCGTGCCGCTGGCGTGGGCGGGCGACCGCTACGACAAGCGCGCCATCTTCCTCGGACTGCTCGCGTTCGGCGTCGTCGTCTCGCTGGCGTTCACGCTCGTCGAGACCTCGTGGCAACTCGTCGCAGTTCGTGGCGGGCAGGGGATTCTCGCGACCGGGATGGGGCTGTTGAGCCTCTCGCTGGTCGGCGAGCTCGCGACCGCGGAGACGCGCGCGAACTACATCGGGAAGGCGAACTCGTGGCGGCTGGCCGCGTCGCTGCTCGGCCTCGCCGCCGCGGGCGTGCTCTACGACCGCTACGGCTTCGAACCCGTCTTCTACGTGCTCGCGGTGCTGTTCGTCGTCGCGTTCGTTGCGGTCCTCGTGCTGCTGGACGCCGACGACACCCGCATCGAGGGGTTCCCGTTCAGCAACCTCGCGCTGAACGGCCGCATCCTCACGCTCACGAGCTTCCGCGCGCAGTACGCCGTCGCCGTCACGCTCGTGCGCTCGTGGGTCGCCGTCTTCGCGGGTGTCACCGCCGCACAGGGCGGCCTCGCGTACAGCGGCACCGTCCTCGCGGTCGTGCTCAGCGCCGAGAAGTTCACGAACATGCTGTTCCAGCCGTTCACGGGCCGTCTCTCGGACACCTACGGGCGCTCGCTATTCGTCGCTGCGGGCGGCGCTGCCTACGGCTTCGTCGCGCTCGCGGTCCCGTTCACGCCCGCCATCGGGTCCGCGCTCGGCTTCCCGGCCTCGCTCCCCCTGCTGGGTGCGGCGTCGACGGCGTTCGTGCCGCTCGTCGCCGCCAACGGCCTCCTCGGCATCGCGGACTCGTTCCGCGAACCCGCGAGCATGGCGCTGTTCGCCGACGAGGGCATCGACGGCGAGGGCATCGCGTCCTCGTTCGGCGTGCGCGAACTCGTCTGGCGTCCCGGCAGCGTGCTCGCGCCCGTCCTCGGCGGGTACCTCATGTCGCAGTTCGGGATGGAGTGGGCGTTCTACGTCGGCGGCGCGTTCGCGCTCACCGGCGTCGCGACCTTCCTCGCGGTGCTCGTGCGCTCGCACGGCGCACAGGCGCTCACCGAGTGGTAG
- the hemB gene encoding porphobilinogen synthase has protein sequence MDLTDRPRRLRRDGVRGLVSETILAPTDFVAPVFVDATTDERVPIESMPGHERVPVDEAVARVEEILTTGVEAVIVFGIPASKDERGTRAYADDGVVQEAVRRITSETDAYVITDVCLCEYTSHGHCGILEEHADEDPDLTVKNDETLDLLAKTAVSHAEAGAEMIAPSSMTDGMVAAIREALDAAGFTDVPIMSYAAKYESAFYGPFRDAADGAPAFGDRRHYQMDPANRREATREVALDVEQGADVLMVKPALPYLDIVSDVREQFDRPVAAYNVSGEYAMLHAAAENGWMDVEETARESLLSIKRAGADLIITYFAEDVAESLSE, from the coding sequence ATGGACCTGACGGACCGACCGCGGCGGCTGCGGCGGGACGGCGTGCGCGGGCTGGTGTCGGAGACGATCCTGGCGCCGACGGACTTCGTCGCGCCCGTATTCGTGGACGCGACGACCGACGAGCGGGTGCCCATCGAGTCGATGCCTGGCCACGAGCGCGTGCCGGTCGACGAGGCGGTGGCGCGCGTCGAGGAGATTCTCACGACGGGCGTGGAGGCCGTCATCGTGTTCGGCATTCCGGCGTCGAAAGACGAGCGCGGCACGCGGGCGTACGCCGACGACGGGGTCGTCCAGGAGGCCGTGCGTCGCATCACGAGTGAGACGGACGCGTACGTCATCACGGACGTCTGCCTCTGTGAGTACACGAGCCACGGCCACTGCGGGATTCTCGAGGAGCACGCCGACGAGGACCCCGACCTCACGGTGAAGAACGACGAGACGCTGGACCTCCTGGCGAAGACGGCGGTCTCGCACGCGGAGGCGGGCGCGGAGATGATTGCGCCGTCGTCGATGACCGACGGGATGGTCGCGGCCATCCGCGAGGCACTGGACGCCGCGGGCTTCACGGACGTCCCCATCATGAGCTACGCGGCGAAGTACGAATCGGCGTTCTACGGGCCGTTCCGGGACGCCGCGGACGGCGCGCCCGCGTTCGGCGACCGGCGGCACTACCAGATGGACCCCGCGAACCGCCGCGAGGCAACGCGGGAGGTCGCACTCGACGTCGAGCAGGGCGCGGACGTGTTGATGGTCAAGCCCGCGCTCCCGTACCTCGACATCGTCTCGGACGTGCGCGAGCAGTTCGACCGCCCGGTCGCGGCGTACAACGTCTCCGGCGAGTACGCGATGCTGCACGCTGCCGCGGAGAACGGCTGGATGGACGTCGAGGAGACCGCCCGGGAGTCCCTGCTGTCCATCAAGCGCGCGGGCGCGGACCTCATCATCACGTACTTTGCAGAGGACGTCGCCGAGTCGCTGTCGGAGTAG
- the hemL gene encoding glutamate-1-semialdehyde 2,1-aminomutase, giving the protein MNRETSRDLYDRSLDVLVGGVNSTVRAAPQPYPTFVRKGDGGHVVDADGNRYVDWVMGLGPLLLGHDLPEPVEAAVQQRTSEGPMYGLPTELEVEHAEFVARHVPSVEMMRYVNTGTEATTSAVRLARGYTGRDKIVVMQSGYHGAQESTLVEGDSEERGPSSAGIPAAFAEHTIPVPFNDTDAVTEVFEEHGDDIAAVLVEPILANKGIVEPIDGYHQTLRDLTRDNGALLVWDEVITGFRVGGLGCAQSKYGITPDVTTFGKIVGGGFPIGAIGGRTDIMEEFTPVGDVFQAGTFSGHPVTMAAGLETLKYAAENDVYEHVNGLGRKLREGLTDIVAEQAPEYTVVGTDSLFKVLFTRRADAQSGPCADGCEQNPECDRFDACPKNGADVGRGAVDRWNRVFRPQVLDDGVLLSQNQFESQFVAYGHTEEDVERTLEAYRNAL; this is encoded by the coding sequence ATGAACCGCGAGACGTCACGCGACCTCTACGACCGCTCGCTCGACGTACTCGTCGGCGGCGTGAACTCCACGGTGCGGGCCGCCCCGCAACCGTACCCGACGTTCGTCCGGAAGGGCGACGGCGGCCACGTCGTCGACGCGGACGGCAACCGCTACGTCGACTGGGTGATGGGCCTCGGCCCGCTCCTGTTGGGCCACGACCTCCCCGAACCAGTCGAAGCCGCCGTCCAGCAGCGCACCAGCGAGGGTCCGATGTACGGCCTCCCCACGGAGCTGGAGGTCGAGCACGCGGAGTTCGTCGCGCGCCACGTCCCGAGCGTCGAGATGATGCGGTACGTCAACACCGGAACGGAAGCCACGACCTCGGCGGTGCGGCTCGCGCGGGGCTACACCGGCCGCGACAAAATCGTCGTGATGCAGTCCGGCTACCACGGCGCCCAGGAGTCCACGCTCGTCGAGGGCGACAGCGAGGAGCGCGGCCCGTCCAGCGCGGGCATCCCCGCGGCGTTCGCCGAACACACGATTCCCGTCCCGTTCAACGACACCGACGCCGTTACCGAGGTGTTCGAGGAGCACGGCGACGACATCGCCGCCGTCCTCGTGGAACCCATCCTCGCGAACAAGGGCATCGTTGAACCCATCGACGGCTACCACCAGACGTTGCGCGACCTCACCCGGGACAACGGCGCGCTGCTCGTCTGGGACGAGGTCATCACGGGGTTCCGCGTCGGCGGTCTCGGCTGCGCGCAGTCGAAGTACGGCATCACGCCCGACGTCACGACGTTCGGGAAAATCGTCGGCGGCGGCTTCCCCATCGGCGCCATCGGCGGCCGCACCGACATCATGGAGGAATTCACGCCCGTCGGCGACGTCTTCCAGGCGGGGACGTTCTCCGGCCACCCGGTAACGATGGCCGCGGGCCTCGAGACGCTGAAGTACGCCGCGGAGAACGACGTCTACGAGCACGTCAACGGTCTCGGCCGCAAACTCCGCGAGGGCCTCACCGACATCGTCGCCGAGCAAGCGCCCGAGTACACCGTCGTCGGCACGGACAGCCTGTTCAAGGTGCTGTTCACGCGCCGCGCCGACGCCCAGTCCGGGCCGTGTGCGGACGGCTGCGAGCAGAACCCCGAGTGCGACCGCTTCGACGCCTGCCCGAAGAACGGCGCCGACGTCGGTCGCGGCGCGGTCGACCGCTGGAACCGCGTGTTCCGCCCGCAGGTCCTCGACGACGGCGTTCTACTCTCCCAGAACCAGTTCGAGTCCCAGTTCGTCGCCTACGGCCACACCGAGGAGGACGTCGAGCGCACGCTCGAAGCCTACCGGAACGCCCTCTAG
- the hemC gene encoding hydroxymethylbilane synthase: MTDAIRLATRGSDLALRQASEVKTELEDHRTDVELVEVETTGDRIDDELIQDLGKTGAFVRSLDRKVLDGDVDAAVHSMKDVPTDVPEDLVVAAVPRRGNPADALVTPNGTSLENLPAGSVVGTASLRRGAQIQAHRPGLEVEPIRGNVDTRVEKLLAPALQDEHERRTEAEKERMSEDARQQERGDYEASETIEEGVENLDNDSESDSESGGDSAPDNRQNAEFDQPVEEWFESLTPLQQSALGREVETAFDAVVLAQVGLERTGLTHHVHDEELPTHTHVPAPGQGALAITARKDSDVADVLRDALDHVRSRVETTAERIVLEEVGGGCIAPIGVYALVQGDVVRTDVQVFSRDGTEQVGETRELDIENYARDARAFAADLRERGATDLIEEAQRE; encoded by the coding sequence ATGACCGACGCGATACGCCTCGCCACCCGCGGGTCGGACTTGGCGCTCCGACAAGCCAGCGAGGTCAAGACCGAACTCGAAGACCACCGCACCGACGTGGAACTCGTGGAAGTGGAGACCACCGGCGACCGTATCGACGACGAACTCATCCAGGACCTCGGGAAGACGGGCGCGTTCGTGCGCTCGCTCGACCGGAAAGTGCTGGACGGCGACGTCGACGCGGCCGTCCACTCGATGAAGGACGTGCCGACCGACGTCCCCGAGGATCTCGTGGTGGCGGCGGTGCCACGTCGCGGGAACCCCGCGGACGCGCTCGTGACGCCGAACGGCACGAGTCTCGAGAACCTCCCGGCGGGCAGCGTGGTGGGGACCGCGAGCCTGCGCCGCGGCGCGCAGATTCAGGCCCACCGCCCCGGCCTCGAGGTCGAGCCGATTCGCGGGAACGTCGACACGCGCGTGGAGAAACTGCTCGCGCCCGCGCTCCAGGACGAGCACGAGCGCCGCACGGAAGCCGAGAAGGAGCGCATGAGCGAGGACGCGCGCCAGCAGGAGCGCGGCGACTACGAGGCCAGCGAGACCATCGAGGAGGGCGTCGAGAACCTCGACAACGACAGCGAGAGCGACAGTGAGAGCGGCGGCGACAGCGCGCCGGACAACCGGCAGAACGCGGAGTTCGACCAGCCCGTCGAGGAGTGGTTCGAGTCGCTGACGCCGCTCCAGCAGTCCGCGCTCGGCCGCGAGGTCGAGACGGCGTTCGACGCGGTCGTGCTCGCGCAGGTCGGCCTCGAACGCACCGGCCTCACCCACCACGTCCACGACGAGGAACTCCCGACGCACACGCACGTGCCGGCGCCCGGTCAGGGCGCGCTCGCGATTACGGCGCGGAAGGACAGCGACGTCGCCGACGTGCTCCGGGACGCGCTCGACCACGTGCGCTCCCGGGTGGAGACGACGGCCGAGCGCATCGTCCTCGAGGAAGTCGGGGGCGGCTGCATCGCGCCAATCGGCGTCTACGCGCTCGTGCAGGGCGACGTCGTGCGGACGGACGTCCAAGTGTTCAGTCGGGACGGTACCGAGCAGGTCGGGGAGACGCGCGAACTCGACATCGAGAACTACGCGAGGGACGCCCGCGCGTTCGCCGCGGACCTCCGCGAGCGCGGCGCGACCGACCTCATCGAGGAGGCCCAACGGGAATGA
- the cobA gene encoding uroporphyrinogen-III C-methyltransferase: MTGTVYLVGSGPGDPELLTVKAARLLEDADVVLHDKLPGPAILSEIPEDKREDVGKRAGGERTPQSAINERMVELTREGNDVVRLKGGDPFVFGRGGEEMVYLADHDVPFEIVPGISSAVAAPAAADIPVTHRDHASSVSFVTGHEDPTKEESAVDWQALADTGGTIVVLMGVGKLPDYTQALRDAGMDPETPVALVEKGTRPGQKVATGTLDTIVEARDEAGIKPPAVTVIGGVAGVREELR, encoded by the coding sequence ATGACTGGCACCGTCTACCTCGTCGGCAGCGGCCCGGGCGACCCGGAACTGTTGACAGTGAAGGCCGCGCGGCTGCTCGAGGACGCGGACGTCGTGCTTCACGACAAACTCCCCGGTCCAGCGATTCTCTCCGAGATTCCCGAGGACAAACGCGAGGACGTCGGTAAGCGCGCGGGCGGCGAGCGCACACCACAGTCCGCCATCAACGAGCGCATGGTCGAACTCACGCGAGAAGGCAACGACGTCGTCCGGCTGAAGGGCGGTGACCCGTTCGTGTTCGGGCGCGGCGGCGAGGAGATGGTGTACCTCGCCGACCACGACGTACCCTTCGAAATTGTCCCCGGCATCTCGTCGGCGGTCGCCGCGCCCGCCGCAGCGGACATCCCGGTGACCCACCGCGACCACGCCTCCTCCGTCTCGTTCGTCACGGGTCACGAGGACCCGACGAAGGAGGAGTCCGCGGTGGACTGGCAGGCGCTCGCTGACACCGGCGGCACCATCGTCGTGCTGATGGGCGTCGGCAAGCTCCCCGACTACACGCAGGCGCTCCGGGATGCAGGGATGGACCCCGAGACGCCCGTCGCGCTCGTCGAGAAGGGGACCCGGCCCGGGCAGAAGGTCGCGACGGGCACCCTCGACACTATCGTCGAGGCGCGCGACGAGGCCGGCATCAAGCCGCCCGCCGTCACTGTCATCGGCGGCGTCGCAGGGGTGCGGGAGGAACTCCGATGA
- a CDS encoding uroporphyrinogen-III synthase, producing the protein MTKPTVAVFRPADDRLDDATALLESLDAEPVPDPMLAVEPTGDIPRDGADYVLLTSKTGVELAAEAGWTPGDATLCAIGESTADACRKAGWPVDLVPEEYTSSGLVAALKSEVDGARVEVARSDHGSAVLTDGLNAAGAYVHETILYELVVPAEAGDSVELAAGGDLDAALFSSSLTVDHWLDEAEQRGIREAALAGLNDAVVGCIGPPTRETAESLGVGVDVVPADADFEQLARAVRERL; encoded by the coding sequence ATGACGAAGCCGACGGTCGCGGTGTTCCGGCCCGCGGACGACCGCCTCGACGACGCGACCGCACTCCTCGAATCCCTCGACGCGGAGCCGGTCCCGGACCCGATGCTCGCCGTCGAGCCGACCGGCGACATCCCGAGAGACGGCGCTGACTACGTGCTGCTGACGAGCAAGACCGGCGTCGAGCTCGCCGCCGAGGCGGGCTGGACGCCCGGCGACGCGACCCTCTGCGCCATCGGCGAGTCGACTGCCGACGCCTGCCGCAAGGCGGGCTGGCCGGTCGACCTCGTGCCCGAGGAGTACACGAGCAGCGGGCTCGTCGCCGCGCTCAAGAGCGAGGTCGACGGCGCGCGCGTGGAGGTCGCGCGCTCGGACCACGGCTCCGCGGTGCTCACGGACGGCCTGAACGCCGCCGGCGCGTACGTCCACGAGACGATTCTCTACGAACTCGTGGTGCCCGCTGAGGCCGGCGACTCCGTGGAGCTGGCTGCCGGCGGCGACCTCGACGCCGCGCTGTTCTCGTCGTCGCTGACCGTCGACCACTGGCTCGACGAGGCCGAACAGCGGGGCATCAGAGAGGCCGCGCTCGCCGGCCTGAACGACGCCGTCGTCGGCTGCATCGGCCCACCGACCCGCGAGACCGCCGAATCGCTGGGTGTCGGCGTGGACGTCGTCCCCGCGGACGCGGACTTCGAGCAGTTGGCGCGCGCGGTCCGCGAACGACTCTGA